Genomic segment of Verrucomicrobium sp.:
AGGGCGCGGGCCGTCAGTTTGACGGAGACCGTGCGGCCGAGTTCCGGGACGAAGACGCGCTTGGTCTTCAGGTTGGGCATGAAGACGCGGGCGGTGTTGGCGGTGACGTGGGTACCGATACCCCCTTTTTTCTTCGCCTTACCGCTGCGGATGATGCGGTGGCCCTTGGTGGGGCCGACATTGGTGATGGAGCAACGACGGGACATGATGTGTATTCCTGGTTAAGCCCTTATTTGACCAAGAGCACGTTGCGGGCGCGCTTGATCTCCTGGGTCAGCTTGCGGTGGAGCTTCGCCGGCATGCCGGTGACGCGGCGGGGCAGGATGCGGCCGCTCTCCGTGATGAACTTCTTGAGGGTCTCGGTGTTCTTGAAGTCGAGGGCCTCTTTGTTGATGTTGATCCGCTTCTTGTGGACTTTCTTGGGCGGACGGCGGCGGCGCTTGCCGTCTTTGCCGGTGTCTTTGGTCTGGCTCATTGCGTTCTCTCTTTTGGTTTAATCCTTTTCCTTACGGCGGTCGTCTTCCTCGGAGGAGTCATCCTCTTCGTCGACCAGCGTCTCGGCCGAATCCATGAACTGCGGGATGGTGTCCCAGCGGCGGCGGCCTTTGTTCTCGCGCTCGAGCTGGGCCTGGCATTCAACGGTGAAGCGGGCGTGGGGAATCGCCTCCAGGCGGACCTTGGGGATGGCCTTGTTCGACATCTCGCAGACGCCGTAGGTGCGTCCTTCGATGCGCTTGAGGGCCTCCTCGATCTCGTAGAGGGCGTCCTGCTCCTGGGAAAGGAGGCTCAGGGCGAAATCTTTGTCGTAGGCGTCGCTGCCCGCGTCGGCCTGGTGCATGCCGAAGGCGGAGGCTTCGCTCCCCTCGGCGCGGACGCGGAGGGTGTCCTGGGCAACGCCCTGCATCTGGTTGAGCAGGTGGTCGCGCAGTTCCAGGAGGCGCTGTTTCTGGCGCTCCAGGAAATCGTTGTTGTAGGGCTGCTTGATCGGCACGGGCGCGCGCTCGGCCACGGCGGGGGCGGCCTTCGCGGGCGCCTTGGCCTTGGGGGCCGGCTTGGCGGCGGGGGCTTTGGCGGCTTGAACCTTGACGACCGCGGCCTTGGCCGGCTTCGCCTTGGCGGGAGCGGCCTTCTTCGGCGCGGGCTTGGCCTTGGGAGCGGCCGCCTTCGCCTTCACGGGCTTGGGGGAAGCCTTCTTGATCGGTGCTTTTTTACGGTCCGCTTTCGCCATAGGGGGGTCGTTTCTAGTGGAGGGGGCCTCCCTTGCCAAGAAAAAAAGGAGGGGAAATCGGTTGCGGGAGAAGACCTTTCCCGGATAGATTCGGGAAGCCCGCCATGAACCCCGGACTCCGCCGCCCTCCCGCCGCCGGGGAAATACCTCACCTTCACCCTGGGCCGGGACGCTTACGGCATCCCCGTGGGGAAGGTCCGGGAGATTCTCCGCATGCCGGAGGAGGTAACCCCCGTTCCCCAGACTCCCCCCTACGTCCGGGGGGTTATCAACCTGCGGGGGAAGATCATTCCCGTTGTCGACCTCCGGGTCCGCTTCGGCCTGGGGCCTCTGGAAAATCGGGGGCGGGTTTGTGCGGTTGTGGTGCAAGTCGTTCATGGAGAGGGGGAGGAGGCTTTGATGGGGCTCATTGTCGATGCCGTGGAGGAGGTTCTCCCCTTCGGCCCGGCCGATTTGGGTGCGGTTCCCCAGTTCGGCACTCCCTTGCAGGCCGATTATCTTCTGGGGATGGCCCAGGCCAAGGGCCGGGTGATGACTCTCCTGAATATCGACCGGATCGGCACCGCCGACGCTTTGGCCGTCTTGGCCGTTTCCTGAACTTTTTTGTAACCGGGGCTCTTTCGGGGCGTCCGGCCTAGGGAACCCCATGCATACCCTGGTTTTAGAGAGGCCGTTTCCCGGATTGCGCCCCTTTTGGGAGGAGGTAGGCTTTGACCTGCCTGAGATGGCTGCCGTGAAAGAAACGACCCTGGAACCGGCCGATCCCGCCTTGGAGGCGTGGGTCCAGAGGGCCCAGGCCGGGGAGGAGGCCGCCCAGCAGTTTCTTGTCGAAAGTTACCAGCGCCGACTGGGCGGGTTCGTCTACGGGCTGATCTCCCAGTCCGCCCCCGTTGACGACCTCTGCCAGGCTATCTTCGTGAAGATGGTCCTCTCCCTGCCGAAACTACGGGAGACGGCCCGCTTCGAGCCGTGGCTTTTCCGTCTGGCGCGCAATCACTGCCTTTCCTATCTGCGGCGGGAAAAATTCCGGCGCCTCTTTTTCCCCCTTTCCGAGACGCACCACGAGGTCGCCGCGCCGCCCGCCCCGGCGGCGGAGCCGCCGGAGGACCTGATCCGGCTCCGCGCCGCCCTGGCGGCGATGCCGGAGAAGGAGCGGGCGCTCCTCCTTTTGGCGCAGGACCGGGACGGCGACTACCGCCAGGCGGCGGAGACGCTGGGATTGACCGTCGGCGCGTTCAAGACGCGGGTCCACCGCGCGCGCCGGGCGTTGAAAGAACGGATGGAACGGATGAGAAAACAGGAGGAAGCCGATGAAGACCGGAGACGAAACAGTTTGGCATGATCTAGAGGCCCTGAAAGCGGCGGGAGCCGCCGGATTGAGGCCGAATCTGGCCGCCCGCGTCCTGGCGGAGGCGGCGCGCGTCCGCGCGGACCGGGAGGCCTGGCAGATGCCGCGCACGATGCTGGCCGCCGGGTTGGTCTGCGCCTTGGCGGCGGGCACCCTTTTGGCCGGCGTCGACCGGCTGGCCGGAGAGCGGCAGGCGGCCTGGGCCCAAGTTGCGGCCTGGACGCAGAGCTACGAAGTCGATTAAGAGATAGGGGTGAGCATTGTGACGAAGCAGCGGGTCCTGGCCGTCCTGATGGCGCTGGCGCTTTTCGGCGGCGGCCTTTTCCTGGGCTACCGCCTGGCCTGGGATTGCCCGCTGCCGCCTCCGCCCCCTTTCGGCGCCTTCGGCCCGGGGCCCGGCCCCGGCGGCCCGGGGCATCCCCCCGGCCCGCGTCCCCGCCCCACCCCGCAGCAGGCGGCCCAGCTGGAAAGGGCGGTCGCCGCCCTCCAGCCGCAGCTGGAGGCTTTCCAAAAGGGCTTCGACGTCCTGGAAAACGATTTCCACGCTTCTTTCGAGGCGCTCCTTACCCCGGAACAAAAGGCCCGCGCCTTCCGCCGCCCGGAGGAGGCGATCGACTGGGTGGGCGAGTTCAATCAGATGGCGGCCGAGCGTTCCGGCCAGCCGCCCGCGCCGCCGTCGCCCGCCCGGGATCCCCGCCGCCTCCTGATGCGGGTCATGCGGATCGTCATGTATACGCCCACGCTCCATATCTTCACCGAGCGGCTCGCCCTTACCCCCGATCAGCAAGCGGAGCTGGGCCGCCTTCTGGAAAAGCGGCGGCAGGCCTTCCTGGAGCTGATCCAGGCCCACCCGCTTCCCTATGACGGCCTCTACCGGGCGGTGCGGGAAGCGGGGCTTTTTCCTCCTGCCGCAGGCCGTTGAGGACCAGCTTTTTACGGAGAATCCGGGGGAAAGGGGTGGGGCAGAGTTTGACTGTTGATTATCAGCGGTTTAAGATTCGCCCATCGGCCAATAGCCGAATTATCTATTATGAAGAGGATGAAGCTGAAGCTCGAGTCTTCGAAGCCGATGCCGCTTCCGAGGCAGGAAAAAGATCTGAAAGATCCCGTGGCCGCCGCGCCGCTGGTCATGCCGCCGCCCCTGCCGGTCCAGGAAAAAACCGACCTGCGCCGGGAACAGGAAATGGCCCAAGTGCTGGAAGCCGAGGCGCTGCGCGACCTGCGCGCCTTCGTTGCCGCCTATCCTCACATGGCGGACGACCCGGAGGTCCGCGCCCTGCAGGCCGCCATCGAGGGCGAGCGGAAAAACCGGGCCACTCCCGGCTACCACACTCTCCAAAACCGTTTGCGTGAGCAGCGGGCCCGCGTCCTGGAGCTGCGCCAGAAGCTGAGCGAGGTCGAGAAAGACCGCGCCGCCGAGGCGGCCGAGGCCAAGGGCCATTCCGCCGCCCCCCTCGCGCCGGGCAAGCTGCCCACGGCCGCCTTCCATCCCACCTCCGAGCACGCGGAGGAATACGCCGTCCTGGCCCAGCTGGCCCACCGCGCGACGAAGCGCCGGAATGTCCGCGCCGACGGCAAGGGCCAAGTCCAATCGACCGACCCGCAGGACGACGACGTCGACGACACGGGCGATTCGATGACCGACCCTCACGGGGCGACGCAGGCCGCGACGAGCTTCCATTGATCCGGGGCTTGCCGCTCCCGGGCGGGGCGGTAGTTTGAACCCCCAAATGAAGGGGGTGCCGCTGCTGTCTTTGTCGTGCTGGCTGGCCGGGGGCCTTCTCCTTCTATTCCCCGTCTTCTTGCGCGCCGACGAGGTGTGGCTGAAGGACGGGCGCCATTTGGAGGGAGTCCTTTCCGCTGCGGGTGACGCGCTGACCCTTTCCCTAAGCCTCCCCGGCCCGGAAGGCCGGGCGGAGCTTTCCTGCGCCCCGGCGGAGATCGCCCGGATCGCCCTGGCCCGCACCCCGGCCGAGGAGCGGCTTCTGCGGGAAGACGGTTCCGCGCCCGCTTGGCGCGCCTGGTGGGAAAAGCGCCGCGCGTTTCTGGGGCTTTCCGGTTCCGATGCGGCGGAGGCGGGCCTCGGCCTGGCCGGGGCTTTGTTGCGGGAGGGGGATTCCGCCGCCGCGGCGGAAATCGCAGCGCAGGTGCAGGCCGGGGCCTTTGCCCCCGCCTGCCGGGAGCGGGCGGAAGCCGTGGCGCTGGAGGCGATGCCTCCGGCGGAGGCCCGCTCCGCCGAGGCCGCCCGCGCCTTCCTGGCCCGCCCGCCCGCCGATCCCGCCGCGCGGGCGGACGGGTGGCTTGCCCTGGGCCGGTGCGCCGCCGCGCGCTGGCGCGCCCTCCCTCCCGGTCCCGAGCGCGCCGCGCTCTATCAGGAGGCCGCCGACGCTCTCCTGCGCCCCTCCGTTTTTCTTCCCCGGGACCGGGCCCGTGCGGCCCGGGGGCTGCTGGAGGCCGCCCGCCTCGCCTCCGCCGCCGGAGACGGCGCGGCGGCCCGGCGCTATGCGGAGGACCTCCTGCGCGCCTTTCCCGATCCGGCCTCCCTGCCCGCCGCGCGGACGCTGCGCGCCTCCCTTTGACTTTTATGATCCGCTCCGCCCTCCTGCTGTTCCTCCTCCTTCTCCCGCCTGCCCTTGCGGAAACGCCCCCGCCGCTGCCGCCCTTGGCGGCCCCGGCGGAGGCGGCTCCGGCGCCCGCCCTGCCCGCCGTCCCGGCCCCGGCGAAGGACCGGACGCTCCTTGACCTCTACCGGACGGGCGGCTTCGTCATGCATCCGCTGGCGGCGGCCTCGGTGGCGATGGTCGCCATCGCCCTCTACCTCCAGCTTTCCCTTTCCCGCCGGGCGCTCCTGCCGCCGGAGGAGGAGGCCGCCTTCCACGCCTACCTCAGCCAGGGACAGTGGGCGGAGGCCTGGCGGCGCGCGCGGGAAGGGACTTCCCTCCTTTCCAAGAGCCTGGCCGCCGGGCTCTCCCGCATCGCCGCCGGCAGGCCCGCCATGGAGGCGGCGGCTGCCGACGTCGTCTATTACGAGGAGGGAAAGCTCCTCACCTGGGTCCATTACCTGAACGTCATCGCCACGCTCGCGCCGATGCTCGGCCTGCTCGGCACGGTCACGGGCATGATCGCCAGCTTCGAGCAGCTTAAAAGCGGCCGCTCCGCCCCGGCCGACCTGGCGGGCGGCATCGGCGAGGCGATGGTGGCCACCGCCACCGGCCTCCTCCTGGCCATCCCGGCCATGTTCCTTTTCTTCCACTACCGCAACCGCCTTTCCACCCAGGCGGCGGAGGCGGGCCGCCGCATCGGCCGCCTCTATGACGCCCTGGAGGCGTCGTCTCCCGGGACGCCGCACGCATGAGGATCCGCCGCCGGGAAACGGAGCCGGTGGGGCTGCAGATCGCGCCGATGTGCGACGTGATCTTCCTCGTCCTCACCTTCTTCCTTCTCACCGCCCATCTCGCGGGCCGGGAGCGGTCCCTGCCCGTGCGCCTGCCGGAGGCCGCCGCGGCGTCCGCCCCGCAGGACGGGGAGGGAGGGCGGCTCGTCGCCAACCTGGACGGCGCGGGCCGCCTCTATCTGGGGCGGCGGGAGATCGATCCCGCCGCGTTCCGCCAGGCCCTGCGGGAGCGGCCCGCCCCGCTGCGCGTCCTCCTGCGGGCGGACGCGGCCACGCCGGCGCGGCGCATCCGGGAGATCGTCTCCTGGAGCGCGGAGGCGGGCGCGGCGGAGGTGATCCTGGGCACGGCGCAGGAGCCGGACCGAAAGGCGGAGCGGTGAGGATCGCGCGCCGCTCCCTGCCCGCGCCGGAACTGCAGATCGCCGCGTTCGTCGACGTTCTTTTCCTGCTCCTGGTCTTCTTCATGGTGCAGCCGCTTTCCCGCCCGGAAGGGGAGCTGGCCCTGGAGCTGCCCGGCACGGCGGCGCAGGAGGCGCCGGTGCCCCTGCCCGACGCGCAGCGGATCGTCCTCCGCGCGGGGGGCGAGGTGCTGCTCAACGAGCTGCCCGTCGGTGCCCCGTCCGACCGGGAGCTGCCGCGCCTTGCCGCCATCCTGGCCCGCTTCCGCGCGGCCTGCGCCGCCGACGGGATTCCCGCGCGCGTCATCCTGGTCCCGGACGATGCGGCGGTCCACCAGCGGATCGCCGACGTCCTGGCCGCCTGCGCCCGGGCGGGCGTCTCCGGCGTCACCCTGGCCGGTCCCGATGGCGCGCCTTAGTTTCCAGGAATTTTTCCGGCGGCACCGGACCCTCTCCCGGGTCCTGCTGGCCAGCCTCCTGTTCCACGCCGTGCTGGCTGCGGGGGCGGCCTGCTGGGTCGTTTCCCGCGCCTGGCACCGGCCGCCCGCTGCCGTGGCGCTGCGCGCGGCCGTGCCCCCGCCGGGGCTGCCGCCGGAGGAGCCGGGCGGGCGTCCGGGCGGCCCGGCCTCCTCTTCCGCCCTTCCGCCCGCGCCCGCCGTGACGGAGATCCCGCCGTCCGCCGCGCCGCTGCCGGCGTGGACGGCGGCGGAGCCCGCTCCGCCCGGCTCGCTCCCCGGTGGCCGGGGCGGCGGCGTTTCCGGCGGCGGGGCGGGAACGGGCGTGGGGAGCGGCTCCGGGGCGGGCTTTTCCCTCTTCGGCGCGGAGGCGGGCGCGGGCGGGCGGATCGTTGTGGCGGTCGACCTTTCCAGCTCGATGTTCATGCGGGACGCGGACGCGGCGGCCCGCCTCATGGCGGGGACGGCCCGCGCGGTGGAGGGCCTCGGCCCGCAGGCCCGCTTCGGCCTTTTGGCCTTCAAGGACGGGGTGCTGGCGTGGAAGCCGGATCTGGCGGACGCCACGCCGGAAAACCGCCGGGACGCGCGGGCGTGGCTGGAGAGGCAGGCGGCCCGGGGCCGGAATTTCTCCGTCCGCTCGGGCGAGGGGACGCGCCGCGTGGAGGGGGACGGCACCCGGGGCGACGTGATGCTCCGGCAGGCCTGGGCGCTGGGGCCGGAGCGGATCGTGGTGGTCACGGACGGCCAGTGGGACATCCAGCTTCCCTCCGGGGAGGCGCATCTGGTCCTCCTGGACGCCGCCGCGCTGGCCCGGCTGGCCGGGGAGCTGGGGCCGGGTCCCCGGGTCGACGTCTTCTTTTTCCGCACCTCCCGGACCCGGCCCGGGGAGGAGGCCGCCATGCGCCGCCTGGCGGCGGACACCGGCGGCAATCTGGTTTTCCTGGAAGGCGCGACCTTGACGCGCGGCGAACCTTGAGGAAGGTACCAGGGATGTTGACGGACCGGGAATTCTGGCGGCGGCTCTTCCGCCACCGCGGCGCGCGCGCTCTTGCGGCCTGCCTGGTCACGATTGTCGTCGGCCTGTTTCTGATCGGCTTTTTCCTGGGGCCCCTGGTGACCCTCGGCGCGCGGGTGGCGGGGGTCGACATGCAGATCGACCGTGTGCGCTGGAAGGCGTTGCACCGGGTGGAGCTGCGGGGCGTCTCCATGGGGGACTATTTCACGGCGGAGGCGATCGGGATCGAGTGGAAGTGGAAATACCTGATCCTGCACCGCCGTTTCCGCCTGGTGGAGCTGGTGCGGCCGCAGGTTTTCCTCAACGCCCTGGACCACGCCTTTCCGCAGACGGCGCAGGACCAGGGGGAGGAATCGGAGCAGGACGACCCCATGGAGATGGTCCGCCGCTGGGCGTACGAGATCCGCATCAATAAGGGGGCGGTCTGGATCGGCCCGTTCGGGCCGGGCTTGCCGCCGATCCGCCTGGCCATCGGCCGCAACGCGCCGCTCTCCTGGCAGACCGGCTCCCTGACACAGGTCAACGACGCGCACGAGCCGCTGCAGGTGGCGGAGACGAGCGACATCCGCCTCTACTCCCCCATCAACCCCATCGCGCCGGTGCTGGACCTGGGCACGCTGCGCATCACCTTCACCTGGCGCGGCCTGGAGCGGCATGAGATCGCCAGCGTCTCCGTCGTCGCGCCGACGCTCTACATTGGGCCGAACCTCTTCGCCTTCTTCGACGCCGTGCAGGGAAAGGGCGACGCGCCCGCGGCAAAGACGCCGCCTCCCGCCTCCCCCTGGGTCATCCAGAATCTGGCCCTCACCCAGGGCACGCTGCATATCACCGCCTTCGGCGAGCCGGGCGTCGTCCTGCCGTTCACCTTCCGTTCTTCCGGGCAGAACATCAACCTGGCAGACCTGGACACTCTGCGGCTGCAGAACCGGATCGAGATCAACCAGCGCAGCTTCGACTACCCGAGCTACGGCATCTCCCTCACGGGCTTCCAGGGGAAGCTCGACTTCAACCTGCCGCCCGGCCGCGGGCGGAACGTGGTGCAGTGGATCAACCTGGAGGAGCTGAGCTGGAAGGGGCTCAAGGCGCGGGACGTTTACGCCACCGTCACCTTCGACCGCACGGGGATCTACGGGCGGCTGGGGGGCAAGGTCTACGGCGGCTACATGAGCGGAAACTATTCGGTCGGTTTTGGCGAGGGGTTCCCCTGGCACGCCGGGCTCTACCTGGACCATGCCGAGGTGAAAGAGCCGGTGGAAAAGCTGGCCCACGGCGATTTCCGGCTGCAGGGGAAGGCCGGCTTCAACCTGACCGTCGATGCGAAGAGCCGCGACATCGAGAGGTGCCAGGGCAGTTTCTTCTTCCCGCAGGGCGGGTTCCTGCAGATTCCCTCCGCGCGGGAGGCGGGCAAGTCCCTCCAGGCCTCCGCGGACGGGCCTGTCTGGCGCCAGGAGCTGCAGTCCCAGATGGTCGAGCGGATCATCGACAGCTTCGCCGACTATCCCTTCAAGACCGGGACCC
This window contains:
- a CDS encoding biopolymer transporter ExbD, coding for MRIARRSLPAPELQIAAFVDVLFLLLVFFMVQPLSRPEGELALELPGTAAQEAPVPLPDAQRIVLRAGGEVLLNELPVGAPSDRELPRLAAILARFRAACAADGIPARVILVPDDAAVHQRIADVLAACARAGVSGVTLAGPDGAP
- a CDS encoding RNA polymerase sigma factor, giving the protein MKETTLEPADPALEAWVQRAQAGEEAAQQFLVESYQRRLGGFVYGLISQSAPVDDLCQAIFVKMVLSLPKLRETARFEPWLFRLARNHCLSYLRREKFRRLFFPLSETHHEVAAPPAPAAEPPEDLIRLRAALAAMPEKERALLLLAQDRDGDYRQAAETLGLTVGAFKTRVHRARRALKERMERMRKQEEADEDRRRNSLA
- a CDS encoding TraR/DksA C4-type zinc finger protein yields the protein MAKADRKKAPIKKASPKPVKAKAAAPKAKPAPKKAAPAKAKPAKAAVVKVQAAKAPAAKPAPKAKAPAKAAPAVAERAPVPIKQPYNNDFLERQKQRLLELRDHLLNQMQGVAQDTLRVRAEGSEASAFGMHQADAGSDAYDKDFALSLLSQEQDALYEIEEALKRIEGRTYGVCEMSNKAIPKVRLEAIPHARFTVECQAQLERENKGRRRWDTIPQFMDSAETLVDEEDDSSEEDDRRKEKD
- the rpmB gene encoding 50S ribosomal protein L28 gives rise to the protein MSRRCSITNVGPTKGHRIIRSGKAKKKGGIGTHVTANTARVFMPNLKTKRVFVPELGRTVSVKLTARALKTLTKNGGYQTLKKAGLI
- the rpsR gene encoding 30S ribosomal protein S18; this encodes MSQTKDTGKDGKRRRRPPKKVHKKRININKEALDFKNTETLKKFITESGRILPRRVTGMPAKLHRKLTQEIKRARNVLLVK
- a CDS encoding biopolymer transporter ExbD produces the protein MRIRRRETEPVGLQIAPMCDVIFLVLTFFLLTAHLAGRERSLPVRLPEAAAASAPQDGEGGRLVANLDGAGRLYLGRREIDPAAFRQALRERPAPLRVLLRADAATPARRIREIVSWSAEAGAAEVILGTAQEPDRKAER
- a CDS encoding MotA/TolQ/ExbB proton channel family protein — encoded protein: MIRSALLLFLLLLPPALAETPPPLPPLAAPAEAAPAPALPAVPAPAKDRTLLDLYRTGGFVMHPLAAASVAMVAIALYLQLSLSRRALLPPEEEAAFHAYLSQGQWAEAWRRAREGTSLLSKSLAAGLSRIAAGRPAMEAAAADVVYYEEGKLLTWVHYLNVIATLAPMLGLLGTVTGMIASFEQLKSGRSAPADLAGGIGEAMVATATGLLLAIPAMFLFFHYRNRLSTQAAEAGRRIGRLYDALEASSPGTPHA